One Leisingera sp. M658 genomic window carries:
- a CDS encoding phosphoglycerate kinase — protein MGWKTLDDMDLNGKRVLVRVDINVPIVDGVVTDSTRIRRIAPSVRDILAAGGKPILLAHFGRPGGERRENLSLNQLVPTLERAFETRVLFAADCIGAGAEAAADALQPGEVLLLENTRFHAAETKNDPDLAAGMARLGEVYCNDAFSAAHRAHSSTEAIARLLPACAGRLMQAELEALESALGQPQRPVTAVVGGAKVSTKLELLGNLIEKVDHLVIGGGMANTFLVAKGLPVGISLAERIMKDTAAEILAKAEAAGCEIILPSDIVVAKKFESNAPHEILPADQCPEDGMILDAGPDSVARIIEVFANSKTLIWNGPLGAFELEPFDAATNAAALKAAAMTRSGQLISVAGGGDTVAALNASGAAGDFTYISTAGGAFLEWMEGKELPGVAALECT, from the coding sequence ATGGGCTGGAAAACACTCGACGACATGGATCTGAACGGCAAGCGCGTGCTGGTGCGCGTGGATATCAACGTGCCGATCGTCGACGGGGTTGTCACCGACTCCACCCGCATCCGCCGCATTGCCCCTTCGGTGCGCGATATTCTGGCCGCGGGCGGCAAGCCGATCCTGCTGGCCCACTTCGGCCGTCCCGGCGGCGAGCGCCGCGAAAACCTGTCGCTGAACCAGCTGGTGCCGACGCTGGAACGCGCCTTTGAAACCCGCGTCTTGTTTGCTGCCGACTGCATCGGTGCCGGCGCCGAGGCCGCCGCAGACGCGCTGCAGCCGGGTGAAGTGCTGCTGCTGGAAAACACCCGCTTCCATGCCGCCGAGACCAAGAACGACCCCGACCTGGCCGCCGGCATGGCGCGCCTGGGCGAGGTCTACTGCAACGACGCTTTCTCGGCTGCCCACCGCGCGCATTCCTCCACCGAGGCCATCGCCCGCCTGCTGCCCGCCTGCGCCGGCCGCTTGATGCAGGCAGAACTGGAAGCGCTGGAAAGCGCCCTGGGCCAGCCGCAGCGCCCGGTGACCGCCGTGGTCGGCGGCGCCAAGGTCTCCACCAAGCTGGAACTCTTGGGCAACCTCATTGAAAAGGTCGACCACCTGGTGATCGGCGGCGGCATGGCCAACACCTTCCTGGTGGCCAAAGGCCTGCCGGTCGGCATCTCGCTGGCCGAACGCATTATGAAGGACACCGCAGCCGAAATCCTGGCCAAGGCCGAAGCCGCAGGCTGCGAGATCATCCTGCCCTCCGACATCGTGGTCGCCAAGAAGTTCGAATCCAACGCGCCCCATGAAATCCTGCCCGCCGACCAGTGCCCCGAGGACGGCATGATCCTGGACGCAGGCCCCGACAGCGTTGCCCGCATCATCGAGGTGTTTGCAAACAGCAAGACCCTGATCTGGAACGGCCCCCTTGGCGCGTTTGAGCTGGAACCGTTTGACGCCGCCACCAATGCAGCCGCATTAAAAGCCGCGGCCATGACCCGCTCGGGCCAGCTGATTTCTGTGGCCGGCGGCGGCGACACTGTTGCAGCGCTGAACGCCTCCGGCGCGGCAGGCGACTTCACCTATATCTCCACCGCCGGCGGCGCTTTCCTGGAATGGATGGAAGGCAAGGAGCTGCCCGGCGTCGCGGCGCTGGAATGCACCTGA
- a CDS encoding pyruvate dehydrogenase complex E1 component subunit beta, translated as MATEILMPALSPTMEEGTLAKWLVKEGDTVNSGDIMAEIETDKATMEFEAVDEGIVGKILIGEGTEGVKVNTPIAVLVEDGESYDASAAPASAAASEAPAAEAPAAPAAPAAAAAPAPVASVTLEPDYPEGTEMVQTTVREALRDAMAEEMRRDEDVFLMGEEVAEYQGAYKISQGLLDEFGAKRVIDTPITEHGFAGIATGAAFGGLRPIVEFMTFNFAMQAIDHIINSAAKTLYMSGGQMGAPMVFRGPNGAAARVGAQHSQDYAAWYMQIPGLKVVMPYSASDAKGLMKTAIRDNNPVIFLENEILYGRAFDVPKLDDYTVPFGKARIWREGTDATIVSFGIGMTYALEAADKLAEDGISAEVIDLRTIRPMDLPTVIASVQKTNRLVTVEEGWPQGSVGSYIASEVMQQAFDYLDAPIITCTGKDVPMPYAANLERHALITTDEVVAAVKQVTYR; from the coding sequence ATGGCAACCGAAATTCTTATGCCCGCCCTGTCGCCGACCATGGAAGAAGGCACGCTGGCCAAATGGCTGGTCAAGGAAGGCGATACCGTGAACTCCGGCGATATCATGGCCGAGATCGAAACCGACAAGGCCACGATGGAGTTCGAAGCTGTTGACGAAGGCATCGTCGGCAAGATCCTGATCGGTGAAGGCACCGAGGGCGTCAAGGTGAACACGCCCATCGCGGTGCTGGTCGAAGACGGCGAGAGCTACGACGCGTCCGCCGCGCCGGCATCCGCCGCAGCCAGCGAAGCGCCGGCCGCTGAGGCACCTGCGGCGCCTGCAGCCCCCGCCGCTGCTGCCGCGCCTGCGCCGGTCGCCTCTGTGACATTGGAACCGGACTATCCGGAGGGCACCGAAATGGTGCAAACCACGGTCCGCGAAGCCCTGCGCGACGCCATGGCCGAGGAAATGCGCCGCGACGAAGACGTGTTCCTGATGGGCGAGGAAGTCGCCGAATATCAGGGCGCCTACAAAATCTCCCAGGGTCTGTTGGATGAATTCGGCGCCAAGCGGGTGATCGACACGCCGATCACCGAACACGGTTTTGCCGGCATCGCCACCGGTGCCGCCTTCGGGGGCCTGCGCCCGATTGTCGAGTTCATGACCTTCAACTTCGCCATGCAGGCGATTGACCACATCATCAACTCGGCGGCCAAGACGCTCTATATGTCCGGCGGTCAGATGGGTGCGCCCATGGTGTTCCGCGGCCCCAATGGTGCGGCCGCCCGCGTCGGCGCCCAGCACTCCCAGGACTACGCCGCCTGGTACATGCAGATCCCGGGCCTGAAAGTGGTGATGCCCTACTCGGCATCTGACGCCAAGGGTCTGATGAAAACCGCGATCCGCGACAACAACCCGGTGATCTTCCTCGAGAATGAGATCCTCTATGGCCGTGCCTTCGACGTGCCCAAGCTGGATGATTACACCGTCCCCTTCGGCAAGGCCCGGATCTGGCGGGAAGGCACCGATGCCACCATCGTTTCCTTTGGCATCGGCATGACTTATGCGCTGGAAGCGGCTGATAAACTTGCAGAAGACGGCATCTCAGCCGAGGTCATCGACCTGCGCACCATCCGCCCGATGGACCTGCCCACGGTGATCGCATCCGTGCAGAAGACAAACCGTCTGGTCACCGTTGAGGAAGGCTGGCCGCAGGGTTCGGTCGGCAGCTACATCGCCTCGGAAGTGATGCAACAGGCCTTCGATTACCTCGACGCGCCGATCATCACCTGCACCGGCAAGGACGTGCCCATGCCCTATGCAGCCAATCTCGAACGCCACGCGCTGATCACCACGGATGAGGTGGTCGCAGCCGTGAAACAAGTGACCTACCGGTAA
- a CDS encoding calcium-binding protein, whose amino-acid sequence MATVNLNDPSGTWSLNDLNSPDFANASITTQTSSLIVFTGTNGAGFSLTGDFSSASPYSWTLKSLSITSYGTPVLSFSGFSMNFYTFASSSGARLEASILAGSDTITSNMAEGQRWLTHGGNDTIKLGTGDDTLYGGSGTDRLIIADTFGNASFSSNFSTVTIDSGDGRDIVSSIEQLEFSNRTFALTAGSYSGNSLTGDKSAGLSSDLILGGAGNDTLSGLSGSDLLLGEDGNDRLLGGAGRDTLNGGDGDDDLWGGSGRDMLIGGMGDDLLIGGKHGDRLLGGGGADELKGGHGKDVLIGNSGNDLLVGGGGSDTLKGESGRDMLLGHKGNDVLTGGSQADTFVFHKGHGNDTVTDFTAGEDRIAIGRGASRLSQLDFESQGDDVLVSFANVTILVEDITVAQLQDADNFLF is encoded by the coding sequence ATGGCGACAGTAAACTTGAATGACCCGAGCGGAACATGGTCGCTCAATGACCTGAACTCTCCGGATTTTGCCAACGCAAGCATCACAACGCAAACTTCCAGCCTGATTGTCTTTACCGGCACCAACGGGGCTGGCTTCAGCCTGACCGGGGATTTTTCCTCCGCGTCCCCCTATTCCTGGACGCTTAAGTCTCTCAGCATCACATCCTACGGAACTCCAGTTCTTTCATTCTCCGGCTTTTCGATGAACTTCTACACGTTCGCATCTTCCAGCGGCGCACGTCTGGAAGCATCCATTCTGGCCGGCAGCGATACAATCACCTCCAACATGGCCGAGGGACAGCGCTGGCTCACTCATGGCGGCAATGATACAATCAAGCTTGGAACCGGCGACGACACGCTGTACGGCGGCAGCGGCACGGACCGCCTGATTATTGCCGACACATTCGGCAATGCGTCTTTCTCCTCAAATTTCAGCACGGTCACAATCGACTCGGGCGATGGCCGCGATATTGTGTCCTCGATCGAACAGCTGGAGTTTTCCAACCGGACCTTTGCCCTGACAGCCGGCAGCTACAGCGGCAATTCCCTGACCGGAGACAAATCCGCCGGGCTTTCCAGCGACCTGATCTTGGGCGGTGCCGGCAATGACACCTTATCCGGTCTGTCCGGCAGCGACTTGTTGCTGGGCGAAGATGGCAATGACCGCCTGCTGGGTGGCGCCGGCCGCGATACGCTCAACGGCGGCGATGGCGATGACGACCTTTGGGGCGGCAGCGGACGCGACATGCTGATTGGCGGCATGGGCGATGATCTGCTGATTGGCGGCAAACACGGCGACAGGCTATTGGGCGGCGGCGGCGCCGATGAGCTGAAGGGCGGCCATGGCAAGGACGTTCTGATCGGCAATTCGGGCAACGACCTGCTGGTCGGCGGCGGCGGCAGCGATACACTGAAGGGCGAGTCCGGGCGCGACATGCTGCTGGGCCACAAGGGCAACGACGTGCTGACCGGCGGCAGCCAGGCGGATACCTTCGTCTTCCACAAAGGCCACGGTAACGACACTGTCACCGATTTCACCGCCGGTGAGGACCGCATCGCAATCGGCCGCGGCGCCTCCCGGCTGAGCCAGCTGGATTTTGAAAGCCAAGGCGACGATGTCCTGGTCTCCTTTGCCAATGTCACCATTCTGGTGGAAGACATCACCGTGGCGCAGCTGCAGGACGCGGACAACTTTCTGTTCTGA
- the pdhA gene encoding pyruvate dehydrogenase (acetyl-transferring) E1 component subunit alpha, giving the protein MAARKSAKKPNVSAEELTKHYREMLLIRRFEEKSGQLYGMGLIGGFCHLYIGQEAVVVGLEAAAEEGDKRVTSYRDHGHMLACGMDPDGVMAELTGREGGYSKGKGGSMHMFSKEKHFYGGHGIVGAQVPLGAGLAFADKYKGNGRVTFAYFGDGAANQGQVYETFNMAALWKLPVVFVIENNQYAMGTSQQRSTSSAEIWERGKAFGIPGEAVDGMNVLSVKEAGERAVSHCRSGDGPYILEVKTYRYRGHSMSDPAKYRTREEVQKMREERDPIEQVREMLLTGKHATEDDLKAIDKEIKEIVSKSADFAKESPEPALDELWTDIYADDVPQEASA; this is encoded by the coding sequence ATGGCCGCTAGGAAAAGCGCAAAGAAACCAAACGTTTCTGCCGAAGAGCTTACGAAACACTACCGCGAAATGCTGCTGATCCGCCGATTCGAGGAAAAATCGGGCCAGCTTTATGGCATGGGTCTGATCGGCGGCTTCTGCCACCTCTACATCGGCCAGGAAGCGGTTGTTGTCGGGCTTGAGGCCGCAGCCGAGGAAGGCGACAAGCGCGTTACCTCCTACCGCGACCACGGCCACATGCTGGCCTGCGGCATGGACCCGGACGGCGTCATGGCCGAACTGACCGGGCGCGAGGGCGGCTACTCCAAGGGCAAGGGCGGCTCCATGCATATGTTCTCGAAGGAGAAGCATTTCTATGGCGGCCACGGCATCGTCGGCGCCCAGGTGCCGCTCGGCGCCGGTCTCGCATTTGCCGACAAATACAAGGGCAACGGCCGCGTGACATTTGCCTATTTCGGCGATGGTGCGGCGAACCAGGGCCAGGTCTACGAGACCTTCAACATGGCCGCCCTGTGGAAACTGCCGGTGGTCTTCGTCATTGAGAACAACCAATACGCCATGGGCACCTCGCAGCAGCGCTCCACCTCCAGCGCCGAGATCTGGGAACGCGGCAAGGCGTTCGGCATTCCGGGTGAAGCGGTGGACGGCATGAACGTGCTGTCCGTCAAAGAGGCCGGCGAGCGCGCTGTCTCCCACTGCCGCAGCGGCGACGGCCCCTATATCCTGGAAGTCAAAACCTACCGCTACCGCGGCCACTCGATGTCGGATCCGGCCAAGTACCGCACCCGCGAAGAGGTCCAGAAAATGCGTGAGGAGCGCGACCCGATCGAGCAGGTCCGCGAGATGCTGCTGACCGGCAAGCACGCAACCGAGGACGACCTCAAGGCGATCGACAAGGAGATCAAGGAGATCGTCTCCAAGTCCGCGGATTTCGCCAAGGAAAGCCCGGAACCTGCGCTCGACGAGCTTTGGACCGACATCTATGCGGACGACGTCCCGCAGGAGGCCAGTGCCTGA
- the cysK gene encoding cysteine synthase A, whose translation MIYTTEGRGRLYGSILETVGDTPAIRLNRIAPDHVQMYVKFEAFNPAGSVKDRLALNIIEAAEREGRLAPGQTVVEATSGNTGIGLAMVCAAKGYPLVITMHDGFSVERRRLMRMLGAKVVLTRKEDKAVGMVVKAKELAEANGWFLAHQFETKDNADIHESTTAREILGDFDGQRLDHVVLGYGTGGTVTGLGRVLKGARPDLKITLSEPANAALVQSGKAQARNDEGEPAATHPAFNPHPIQGWTPDFIPLVLQEALDKGYFDRLEPVGGDESIAWSKRLAAEEGILTGISGGASLAAAIKVAESAPEGSVLLAMLPDTGERYLSTPLFDGIAAEMDADEAALSASTPGYQY comes from the coding sequence ATGATTTACACAACTGAAGGCCGCGGCCGTTTGTATGGGTCGATCCTGGAAACCGTGGGTGACACGCCGGCCATCCGGCTGAACCGGATCGCACCGGATCATGTGCAGATGTATGTGAAGTTTGAGGCGTTCAATCCGGCGGGATCGGTGAAGGACCGGCTGGCGCTGAACATCATTGAGGCTGCTGAGCGCGAGGGCCGGCTGGCGCCGGGGCAGACCGTGGTCGAGGCGACCAGCGGCAATACCGGGATTGGCCTTGCGATGGTCTGCGCCGCCAAGGGCTATCCTTTGGTGATCACCATGCACGACGGGTTTTCCGTCGAGCGGCGGCGGCTGATGCGGATGCTGGGCGCCAAAGTGGTGCTGACCCGCAAGGAGGACAAGGCCGTCGGCATGGTGGTGAAGGCCAAGGAGCTGGCCGAAGCAAACGGCTGGTTCCTGGCGCATCAGTTTGAGACCAAGGACAACGCCGACATCCATGAGAGCACAACTGCGCGGGAGATCCTGGGGGATTTTGACGGGCAGCGGCTGGATCATGTGGTGCTGGGTTATGGCACCGGCGGCACGGTCACAGGCCTGGGACGGGTGCTGAAGGGCGCGCGGCCGGATCTGAAGATCACCCTCAGCGAGCCGGCCAATGCGGCATTGGTGCAGTCGGGTAAGGCGCAGGCGCGCAATGATGAGGGCGAGCCGGCGGCGACGCATCCGGCGTTTAATCCGCATCCCATTCAGGGCTGGACCCCGGATTTCATCCCGCTGGTGCTGCAGGAGGCGCTGGACAAGGGCTATTTCGATAGGCTGGAGCCGGTAGGCGGCGACGAGAGCATTGCTTGGTCCAAGCGGCTGGCGGCGGAGGAAGGGATCCTGACCGGCATTTCCGGCGGAGCCAGCCTGGCGGCGGCAATCAAGGTGGCAGAGAGCGCGCCGGAAGGTTCCGTTCTGCTGGCGATGCTGCCGGATACCGGTGAGCGCTATCTGTCGACGCCGCTGTTTGACGGCATCGCGGCGGAGATGGACGCGGATGAGGCGGCGCTGTCGGCCTCGACGCCCGGCTATCAGTATTGA
- a CDS encoding VOC family protein — MPHFEIHATDVEAAKAFYSGLFGWQFEPMPGGEDMAYHLIEGAAIGMAHGVTGGLMKRMGDAPAAGGPVRGGTMTFEVGDCDERYNWALGNGGAEALPPQDYPGIGRCAYVEDGQGNIVGMITPAESN, encoded by the coding sequence ATGCCGCATTTCGAAATCCACGCAACGGATGTTGAGGCCGCAAAGGCCTTTTACAGCGGTCTGTTCGGCTGGCAGTTTGAGCCGATGCCGGGCGGCGAAGATATGGCGTATCACCTGATCGAAGGCGCCGCTATCGGCATGGCCCATGGCGTGACCGGCGGCCTGATGAAACGTATGGGCGATGCCCCTGCCGCCGGCGGCCCGGTCCGCGGCGGCACCATGACCTTTGAAGTCGGCGACTGTGACGAGCGCTACAACTGGGCGCTTGGCAACGGCGGCGCCGAGGCGCTGCCGCCCCAGGACTATCCCGGCATTGGCCGCTGCGCCTATGTTGAGGACGGTCAAGGCAACATCGTCGGAATGATCACTCCTGCGGAGAGCAACTGA
- a CDS encoding septum formation initiator family protein yields the protein MTRSNRPSLGAIAFFAIAFALSAYFTFAAVQGDFGLFRRVEIQAEAEELRLDLDRLQSRIGGMENLTRRLSDDYLDLDLLDEQARSVLGLVRADEIVIR from the coding sequence GTGACCCGAAGCAATCGCCCGTCGCTGGGCGCCATCGCCTTTTTTGCCATCGCCTTCGCGCTCAGCGCGTATTTCACCTTTGCGGCGGTACAGGGCGACTTCGGTCTGTTCAGACGGGTCGAGATCCAAGCCGAAGCAGAAGAACTGCGGCTGGATCTCGACCGTCTCCAGTCCCGGATCGGCGGCATGGAAAACCTGACCCGCCGCCTGTCCGACGACTATCTCGACCTTGATCTCCTGGATGAGCAGGCCCGATCGGTGCTTGGCCTTGTCCGCGCGGACGAGATTGTCATCCGCTAA
- a CDS encoding DUF3179 domain-containing protein, which yields MLGRLLMSAAVFLPWMAQASPAEWKREWPKTDFSRTSVGDWGQIRSGGVPKDGIPALDAPQFTAAAKDRRLMPREPVIALEIEGAPARAYPLRYLTWHEIVNDEVAGVPVAVTYCPLCNSAMTFDRRTRAGVLRFGVTGKLRYSDMVMYDRETQSWWQQAIGTGIAGEMSGQRLASLPSWVESWQEFKARNPDGLVMAQPGYNRRYGQNPYRGYDTSDWPFLYDGTPPPHGLAPLDRVVRVGSRAWPLARLAKTGEIREAGVVLSWRAGQASALDAGTLAKGRNIGSVRVRDASGFDVAHDVMFAFAFHAFWPDGRWMLK from the coding sequence ATGCTGGGACGTTTGTTAATGAGTGCGGCTGTGTTTTTGCCCTGGATGGCGCAGGCCAGTCCCGCGGAGTGGAAACGGGAATGGCCGAAAACCGATTTCAGCCGGACGAGTGTCGGGGATTGGGGCCAGATCCGCTCTGGCGGGGTGCCCAAAGACGGCATTCCGGCACTGGATGCGCCGCAGTTCACGGCGGCGGCCAAGGACCGGCGGCTGATGCCGCGAGAGCCGGTGATCGCGCTGGAGATAGAGGGCGCGCCGGCCCGTGCCTATCCGCTGCGCTACCTTACCTGGCATGAGATTGTGAACGACGAGGTGGCCGGGGTGCCGGTGGCGGTGACCTATTGCCCGTTGTGCAATTCCGCGATGACATTCGACCGGCGCACCCGGGCGGGGGTGCTGCGGTTCGGGGTCACCGGCAAGCTGCGCTATTCCGATATGGTGATGTATGACCGCGAAACCCAAAGCTGGTGGCAGCAGGCGATCGGCACCGGCATTGCCGGCGAGATGAGCGGCCAGCGGCTGGCCAGCCTGCCCAGCTGGGTCGAAAGCTGGCAAGAGTTCAAAGCGCGCAACCCTGATGGTCTGGTGATGGCGCAGCCTGGCTATAACCGGCGCTACGGGCAAAACCCTTACCGGGGGTATGACACGTCGGACTGGCCGTTTCTGTATGACGGCACCCCGCCGCCGCATGGGCTGGCGCCGCTGGACCGGGTGGTGCGGGTCGGCAGCCGGGCCTGGCCGCTGGCGCGGCTGGCAAAGACGGGCGAGATCCGTGAGGCAGGCGTGGTGCTCAGCTGGCGGGCCGGGCAGGCCTCGGCGCTGGATGCGGGCACGCTGGCCAAGGGGCGGAACATCGGATCAGTCAGGGTGCGCGATGCAAGTGGGTTCGACGTGGCGCATGATGTGATGTTCGCCTTTGCCTTTCACGCCTTCTGGCCGGACGGACGCTGGATGCTGAAATGA
- a CDS encoding peptidylprolyl isomerase: MAEIKDPENTVIVELKDGNVVIELLPDVAPKHAERMKELARAGEYDNVCFHRVIDGFMAQTGDVANGDMEDGFNIRMAGTGGSDLPNLPAEFSKLPHDRGTLGAARSANPDSANSQFFINFKDNHFLNGQYTVYGRVIEGMEHVDAITKGEPPANPDRMISVKVAADA, from the coding sequence ATGGCCGAGATTAAAGATCCCGAGAACACCGTTATTGTTGAACTGAAAGACGGCAACGTCGTGATTGAGCTGCTGCCCGACGTGGCGCCGAAACACGCCGAGCGGATGAAGGAACTGGCCCGTGCCGGCGAATATGACAACGTCTGTTTTCACCGGGTGATTGACGGCTTCATGGCGCAGACCGGCGACGTGGCCAATGGCGACATGGAAGACGGTTTCAACATCCGCATGGCGGGCACTGGCGGTTCCGACCTGCCGAACCTGCCGGCTGAGTTCTCGAAGCTGCCGCATGACCGCGGAACCCTGGGCGCGGCGCGCTCGGCGAACCCGGATTCGGCAAACTCGCAGTTCTTCATCAACTTCAAGGACAACCACTTCCTGAACGGCCAGTACACCGTTTACGGCCGTGTCATTGAAGGCATGGAGCATGTGGATGCGATCACCAAAGGCGAGCCGCCGGCAAACCCGGACCGGATGATCTCGGTCAAGGTTGCTGCGGATGCTTAA
- a CDS encoding peptidylprolyl isomerase: MLKSLSLVALLAAGPAFATGLEVQVEGEANGTIKIDLFEDVAPAHVAQITALAAEGQYDGVVFHRVIEGFMAQTGDVEFGKAGGDMSAAGRGGSDRPDLPAEFSDLPFDRGVVGMARSQSPNSANSQFFIMFDAGHFLNGQYTVVGKVTGGMDVVDAIKLGTGGNGAVIGQPDAMTKVTVTE, from the coding sequence ATGCTTAAAAGCCTGTCCCTGGTAGCCCTGCTGGCGGCAGGGCCTGCCTTTGCCACCGGCCTGGAGGTTCAGGTCGAGGGCGAGGCCAACGGCACCATCAAGATCGACTTGTTCGAGGATGTGGCACCCGCCCATGTGGCGCAGATCACCGCGCTTGCTGCTGAAGGCCAGTATGACGGTGTGGTGTTCCACCGGGTGATCGAGGGCTTCATGGCGCAGACCGGCGATGTTGAGTTCGGCAAGGCCGGCGGCGACATGAGTGCTGCCGGGCGCGGTGGCTCCGACCGCCCCGATCTGCCGGCCGAGTTTTCGGACCTGCCGTTTGACCGCGGTGTGGTCGGCATGGCCCGGTCGCAAAGCCCCAACAGCGCCAATTCGCAGTTCTTCATCATGTTTGATGCGGGCCACTTCCTGAACGGCCAGTACACGGTTGTCGGCAAGGTGACCGGCGGCATGGATGTGGTTGACGCGATCAAGCTGGGCACAGGCGGAAACGGCGCGGTGATCGGCCAGCCCGACGCCATGACCAAAGTGACCGTCACCGAATAA
- a CDS encoding pyruvate dehydrogenase complex dihydrolipoamide acetyltransferase codes for MPTEILMPALSPTMEEGTLAKWLVKEGDTVSSGDLLAEIETDKATMEFEAVDEGVVGKILVPEGSEGVKVNTPIAVLLEDGESADDIGSAPAAAAAPAPAAAEPGPAASPSPAAASPAPAAPAASDGSRIFASPLARRIAADKGLDLSQIKGSGPKGRIVKADVMDAKPQAAAAPKADAAPAATAPAAAAPATGASADMVARMYEGRDFEEVKLDGMRKTIAARLTEAKQTVPHFYLRRDIQLDALLKFRGELNKQLEGRGVKLSVNDFIIKACALALQSVPDANAVWAGDRVLKMKASDVAVAVAIEGGLFTPVLQDSDMKSLSALSTEMKDLAKRARDRKLAPHEYQGGSFAISNLGMFGIDNFDAIVNPPHAGILAVGAGVKKPIVGKDGELAVATVMSVTLSVDHRVIDGALGAELLNAIKDNLENPMVMLA; via the coding sequence ATGCCTACTGAAATCCTGATGCCCGCGCTGTCCCCCACCATGGAGGAAGGCACCCTTGCCAAATGGCTGGTCAAGGAGGGCGACACTGTCTCCTCCGGCGACCTGCTGGCAGAGATCGAAACCGACAAGGCCACCATGGAATTCGAAGCCGTGGACGAAGGCGTCGTCGGCAAGATCCTGGTGCCCGAAGGCTCTGAAGGCGTGAAGGTCAACACGCCGATTGCGGTGCTGCTGGAAGACGGCGAAAGCGCTGATGATATTGGTTCCGCCCCGGCAGCAGCCGCGGCGCCTGCCCCAGCCGCAGCAGAGCCGGGGCCCGCAGCGTCCCCCTCTCCTGCCGCGGCCTCACCAGCCCCGGCGGCACCGGCTGCGTCTGATGGCAGCCGGATCTTCGCGTCACCGCTGGCGCGCCGCATTGCCGCGGACAAGGGCCTGGACCTGAGCCAGATTAAGGGCTCCGGCCCCAAAGGCCGCATCGTCAAGGCCGACGTGATGGACGCCAAGCCGCAAGCCGCCGCTGCCCCGAAAGCAGACGCTGCACCCGCCGCCACAGCCCCGGCTGCCGCAGCACCGGCAACCGGCGCTTCGGCAGACATGGTCGCCCGCATGTACGAGGGCCGCGACTTCGAAGAGGTCAAACTGGACGGCATGCGCAAAACCATCGCCGCCCGCCTCACCGAGGCCAAGCAGACGGTGCCGCATTTCTACCTGCGCCGCGACATCCAGCTGGATGCGCTGCTGAAATTCCGCGGTGAGCTGAACAAACAGCTTGAGGGCCGCGGTGTAAAGCTTTCGGTCAACGACTTCATCATCAAGGCCTGCGCCCTGGCGCTGCAATCGGTGCCGGATGCCAATGCTGTCTGGGCCGGCGACCGGGTGCTGAAAATGAAAGCCTCCGATGTGGCTGTCGCCGTCGCCATCGAAGGCGGTCTGTTCACCCCGGTTCTGCAGGACAGCGACATGAAGTCGCTCTCTGCGCTGTCAACCGAGATGAAGGACCTGGCCAAACGCGCCCGCGACCGCAAGCTTGCGCCGCATGAATACCAGGGCGGTTCTTTTGCGATCTCCAACCTCGGCATGTTCGGCATCGACAATTTCGACGCCATCGTGAACCCGCCGCATGCCGGCATCCTGGCGGTTGGCGCCGGCGTCAAAAAGCCCATCGTCGGCAAAGACGGCGAACTGGCGGTGGCCACCGTAATGTCTGTCACGCTGTCCGTGGACCACCGGGTGATCGACGGCGCCCTTGGCGCGGAGCTTCTGAACGCGATCAAGGACAACCTGGAAAACCCGATGGTGATGCTGGCCTGA
- a CDS encoding polymer-forming cytoskeletal protein: MFSKSKINEPGPKQAEATPAPTAAPAAPVSDYRSSAPKAKPAASLLSSDLHITGNVKTTGDIQVEGTVEGDIRAHLLTVGETATIKGEVTADDVVINGRIVGRVRGLKVRLTATARVEGDIIHKTIAIESGAHFEGSVQRQDDPLNPGGRKSAPAAAPAAAPAPAPSAAVKAATAAHKAEG; encoded by the coding sequence ATGTTTTCTAAGAGCAAAATCAACGAGCCCGGGCCGAAACAGGCCGAAGCGACCCCGGCACCCACTGCGGCGCCGGCGGCTCCGGTCAGCGACTACAGGTCCAGCGCCCCCAAGGCCAAGCCCGCCGCGTCGCTGCTCAGCTCGGACCTGCACATCACCGGCAACGTCAAGACCACCGGCGACATCCAGGTCGAAGGCACGGTTGAAGGCGACATCCGCGCGCATCTGCTGACGGTAGGCGAAACCGCAACGATCAAGGGCGAAGTCACCGCCGATGACGTGGTCATCAACGGCCGCATCGTTGGCCGCGTGCGTGGCCTGAAGGTGCGCCTGACCGCCACCGCCCGCGTCGAAGGCGATATCATCCACAAGACCATCGCCATTGAAAGCGGCGCCCACTTCGAAGGCTCCGTGCAGCGCCAGGACGACCCGCTGAACCCGGGCGGCCGCAAATCCGCCCCGGCGGCCGCCCCGGCAGCCGCGCCTGCCCCGGCCCCGTCAGCAGCGGTAAAAGCTGCCACCGCCGCGCATAAAGCCGAGGGCTGA